The Spirochaetota bacterium genome has a segment encoding these proteins:
- the ssb gene encoding single-stranded DNA-binding protein, whose protein sequence is MASDINRVMLIGRMVRDPELKYTQGGSSVTNFSIANNRSYSVSGEKKEMVSFFNCVAWAKTGEVIAQYCKKGQRIAIEGRLQQRSWDDQSGNKRSTVEIVVENFQFLSGKDDGPRQAEHQDSQDLGPPPQGGGGGAFGDDDIPF, encoded by the coding sequence ATGGCGAGCGATATAAACAGGGTTATGCTGATAGGGAGAATGGTCAGGGACCCCGAACTGAAATATACGCAGGGAGGGTCGTCCGTAACCAATTTTTCAATAGCGAACAACAGGAGCTATAGTGTCTCCGGCGAAAAAAAGGAGATGGTTTCGTTCTTTAACTGTGTAGCCTGGGCCAAGACGGGCGAGGTGATTGCGCAATACTGCAAGAAGGGACAGCGGATCGCAATCGAGGGCCGGCTCCAGCAGCGTTCGTGGGACGACCAGAGCGGAAACAAGCGATCGACGGTCGAAATAGTGGTGGAAAACTTCCAGTTTCTTTCGGGAAAAGACGATGGCCCCCGGCAGGCCGAGCATCAGGATTCGCAGGATTTAGGGCCGCCCCCCCAGGGTGGCGGCGGGGGCGCATTCGGCGACGATGATATTCCCTTTTAA
- the rpsF gene encoding 30S ribosomal protein S6: MNLRAKINHMKKYLLKKEGVVRIVEILSAESGLPYFSTIQRREEKVSKYELTVILRINEALESNREKVKAILQKNGVSIVSEDIWGNRRLSYMLDGENDGNYTLMNIESPPEAIQKITNEFRLNSDILRHLFVRVPKAKTA, encoded by the coding sequence GTGAATCTCCGGGCCAAAATCAACCATATGAAAAAATATTTGTTGAAAAAAGAAGGGGTGGTGAGGATAGTGGAAATCCTTTCTGCTGAAAGCGGGCTGCCGTATTTCAGCACAATCCAAAGGAGGGAGGAAAAGGTGAGCAAGTACGAGTTGACGGTGATTTTGCGCATTAATGAGGCGCTTGAATCGAACAGGGAGAAGGTTAAAGCGATTCTTCAGAAAAACGGCGTAAGTATCGTGTCCGAAGACATATGGGGAAACCGCAGACTTTCCTACATGCTCGATGGGGAGAACGACGGTAATTACACCCTCATGAACATCGAATCTCCGCCCGAGGCCATTCAGAAGATTACCAACGAGTTTCGTCTTAACAGCGACATCCTGCGGCATCTCTTTGTGCGGGTGCCCAAGGCCAAGACCGCGTAA
- a CDS encoding PilZ domain-containing protein: MKQLATTMDLRENMVLRAYLKGYGYARLIVVGVTRHFYITDAPADFFQRIQAKAVLQGYLWTQNSISFEFNMEVAGRITVPPGPSSAGDPDAGTPPGHFIAFIHTADIASADERKCLRAKVSLPFRFFTIAVARNDKSFYTEEIRYLDGTIIMLSDREAVVETGHEIPLAGLIRGHLAFGGDDIDFTARITSAESGTMNRYGMEYTGMNDRERNRILEYVFSIYRE; the protein is encoded by the coding sequence ATGAAACAACTGGCAACGACAATGGACCTCAGGGAAAATATGGTGCTCCGCGCCTACCTCAAGGGATACGGCTATGCCCGGCTCATCGTCGTCGGGGTCACCCGCCATTTCTACATTACCGACGCTCCCGCCGATTTTTTCCAGAGAATCCAGGCGAAAGCCGTACTTCAGGGCTATTTGTGGACCCAGAATTCCATTTCATTCGAATTCAACATGGAGGTGGCTGGCAGGATCACGGTCCCGCCCGGTCCCTCTTCGGCCGGCGACCCGGATGCAGGTACCCCACCCGGGCATTTCATCGCTTTCATTCACACCGCGGACATCGCCAGTGCCGACGAGCGCAAGTGCCTCAGGGCCAAGGTTTCGCTACCTTTCCGATTTTTCACGATCGCTGTCGCGCGAAACGACAAGAGCTTTTACACCGAGGAAATACGATACCTGGACGGTACGATCATCATGCTGAGCGACCGTGAGGCCGTAGTCGAAACCGGCCACGAGATACCACTTGCCGGCCTGATCCGCGGCCACCTGGCGTTCGGCGGGGACGATATCGACTTTACCGCCAGGATAACATCGGCCGAATCCGGAACGATGAACCGCTACGGCATGGAGTATACCGGCATGAACGACCGCGAGCGGAACCGGATTCTCGAATACGTTTTCTCTATCTACCGGGAATAG
- a CDS encoding trypsin-like peptidase domain-containing protein, translating to MKNAIRIFIVLLGVVVSGAGPAHPAEMSRTFIEAARKVKPSVVNIIIYRTSMRDGRRVYAKSGFGSGTLISGEGYVVTNYHVVRKGDYYQMVLSDGSEYEPEPVFGNAYYVADPKTDIAIIKIAAGKAPAFIPAVFGDSDRLEEGEWVIAVGTPYGLRQSFTSGIISSTGRSDIGFADIEDFIQTDVPINPGNSGGPLVNLRGELVGINTAIRTVSGGFQGISFAIPSNIVRRVSVELLKYGRIRRGWLGFLARERSLPARGERNVVEVMSVIKDSPAEAAGIRTGDVVREVDGKRITTLGELVAAVGNKPIGSTVTIRAAREGYIGEYALVLREKAEFRRSQQEGRRLLGAYGIELDDDSLLEGVVISAVSPLGEAYRHGLKRGDCVRSVNGRVVGNVDDFLNVFRRDSSRLVRIEVLRDSRLYTVDFSADIE from the coding sequence ATGAAAAACGCGATTCGTATATTTATCGTCCTTCTTGGCGTCGTGGTGTCTGGTGCCGGTCCCGCACACCCGGCCGAGATGAGCCGCACGTTCATCGAGGCGGCCAGAAAGGTCAAGCCCTCGGTTGTGAATATCATCATCTATCGGACCTCGATGAGGGACGGCAGGCGGGTGTACGCAAAATCCGGGTTCGGCTCGGGAACCCTCATCTCTGGCGAGGGTTACGTGGTGACCAATTATCATGTGGTCCGAAAAGGCGATTATTACCAGATGGTGCTTTCGGATGGTTCGGAGTACGAACCGGAACCTGTCTTCGGAAATGCATATTATGTGGCCGATCCCAAGACCGATATCGCCATTATAAAGATCGCAGCCGGCAAGGCCCCGGCGTTTATCCCGGCTGTTTTCGGCGATTCCGACCGGCTCGAAGAGGGGGAGTGGGTGATCGCCGTCGGGACGCCCTATGGGCTCAGACAGTCGTTTACGAGCGGGATCATATCGTCGACGGGCCGCAGCGACATAGGGTTCGCCGATATCGAGGATTTCATACAGACCGACGTTCCCATCAATCCGGGCAATTCGGGCGGTCCACTGGTGAACCTTCGGGGAGAGCTGGTGGGCATCAATACCGCCATACGTACCGTTTCGGGCGGGTTTCAGGGAATCAGCTTCGCCATCCCGTCGAATATCGTGCGCAGGGTCTCGGTCGAGCTTTTAAAATACGGGCGTATCCGGCGCGGATGGCTTGGGTTTCTGGCAAGGGAAAGGAGCCTTCCAGCGCGCGGCGAGCGGAACGTCGTAGAGGTGATGTCGGTCATCAAGGATTCGCCGGCCGAGGCGGCGGGCATACGGACTGGCGACGTTGTACGCGAGGTAGACGGAAAGCGCATAACGACTCTGGGCGAGCTCGTGGCGGCGGTCGGCAACAAGCCGATCGGCTCGACCGTCACGATCCGGGCGGCGCGCGAGGGTTACATCGGCGAGTACGCGCTTGTTCTTAGGGAAAAGGCGGAATTCAGACGCTCCCAGCAGGAAGGGCGAAGGCTCCTGGGAGCGTATGGGATCGAGCTCGACGACGATTCCCTGTTGGAAGGGGTCGTCATATCGGCGGTTTCGCCGCTGGGTGAGGCGTATCGGCACGGATTGAAGAGAGGGGATTGCGTGCGCTCGGTCAACGGGCGCGTTGTGGGAAACGTCGACGATTTTTTAAATGTCTTTCGGCGTGACTCTTCGCGCCTGGTGCGTATTGAGGTTCTCAGGGATTCGCGCCTGTACACGGTCGACTTCTCGGCGGATATTGAATGA
- the rpsR gene encoding 30S ribosomal protein S18, translating into MSDEIKSSETIEPSAESADENTAPGAPAAAQDNLATSPAPRREREGFRGRPPREGGDEEGRQGGRVARFKRKGCRFCQNKSIVIDYKIIDVLERFITERGKILPRRITGTCAKHQRALAIAIKRARIIALMPFVVQ; encoded by the coding sequence ATGTCAGATGAAATTAAGAGCAGTGAAACCATAGAGCCGTCCGCGGAGTCCGCGGACGAAAATACCGCCCCCGGGGCGCCTGCAGCGGCACAGGATAATCTCGCGACGAGCCCCGCCCCCAGAAGGGAGCGTGAAGGGTTTCGTGGCCGCCCTCCCAGGGAAGGGGGCGACGAAGAAGGCAGGCAGGGCGGACGTGTGGCCCGCTTTAAAAGAAAGGGTTGCCGCTTCTGCCAGAATAAGAGCATCGTTATCGACTATAAGATCATCGATGTGCTGGAGAGATTTATCACCGAGCGCGGAAAGATTCTTCCGCGCCGCATCACCGGCACCTGCGCCAAGCATCAGCGCGCGCTGGCGATAGCGATCAAACGGGCGAGGATCATCGCGCTAATGCCATTCGTCGTGCAGTAG